In the genome of Maniola jurtina chromosome 3, ilManJurt1.1, whole genome shotgun sequence, one region contains:
- the LOC123879575 gene encoding LOW QUALITY PROTEIN: protein phosphatase Slingshot (The sequence of the model RefSeq protein was modified relative to this genomic sequence to represent the inferred CDS: deleted 1 base in 1 codon): protein MALITIHRSPSVQTPKKTDEEEKSTEASEDDAGNLTSKSLNECYFANKGAALVLGSAERGCADRRRSPARPLPQPHIHNHLQSMFYLVRPEETLKMAVKLESAHPGRTRYLVVVCRGDEAALLGIDCNERTTVGLVLRVLADTSIKLDGDGGFSVCVCNQQHIFKPVSVQAMWSALQTLHRASARARSLNHFAGGASHAWCAHYERRVDSDRSCLNEWHAMDCLESRRPPSPDSLRLKPREKDETERVIRSTLKEIMMSVDLDEVTSKAIRSRLEDELDMDLGELKSFIDQEMLTILGQMDAPTEIFDHVYLGSEWNASNLEELQRNGVRHILNVTREIDNFFPGMFDYLNIRVYDDEKTDLLKHWDNTFKYINKARNEGSKVLVHCKMGISRSASVVIAYAMKAFNWNFDKALRHVKAKRSCIKPNNNFLNQLETYQGILDAMKNKEKLQRSKSETNLKAPKSSSKSENKIMDPTPLVLALTGSYTGRPRSWSPDSKLAGELLPPTSVSLENLASETRHMLMPCAGGSYSVSPNQIMRLKEQGAPSVRVLVHEIERREPPRRARAPDRIHAWDPGEAPWPRGDSDDIVKSDSGMIDVKLKPCDASYDPVERRGDDEAPPPSRQSSWSSFDSAVVVDLSRHSSWGSGDARARPPPAPRDEPAPDLAVIRERAPPDLAANERKFNETCAILEELARMESARDRGASTWGGRLSASAPADTWLRVGPRRRRLAAASHGDLPRAAPAPRPPPAGLVSNLKKEFEARSATRARPPASPPAPPQPAEDLSVRVLVGRYDQPGRPREAGGEPSRAKAPHESVSKKCKLTAESEGRARSRTSYCGPPGERPPAAPTVVALAPLDYSSVVVSTVMSKAQNKNNCSMGKPIR from the exons TCTCAATGAGTGCTACTTCGCTAACAAGGGCGCGGCGCTGGTGCTGGGCAGTGCGGAGCGAGGCTGCGCGGACCGCCGCCGCTCGCCAGCACGGCCTCTTCCTCAACCTCACATTCACAACCATCTACAGTCTATGTTTTATTTGGTGCGCCCGGAGGAGACGCTCAAAATG GCGGTGAAATTGGAGAGCGCTCATCCTGGGCGTACGCGGTATTTGGTGGTGGTGTGTCGCGGCGACGAAGCCGCTCTGCTGGGCATCGACTGCAATGAGCGAACCACGGTCGGCCTTGTGCTGCGGGTGCTGGCGGACACCTCCATCAAACTAGACGGAGATGG AGGGTTTAGCGTGTGTGTGTGCAACCAGCAACATATCTTCAAGCCCGTATCTGTGCAAGCCATGTG GTCGGCGCTGCAGACGCTGCACCGCGCGAGTGCGCGCGCCCGCTCGCTCAACCACTTCGCGGGCGGCGCGTCGCACGCGTGGTGCGCGCACTACGAGCGCCGCGTGGACTCCGACCGCTCCTGTCTCAACGAGTGGCACGCCATGGACTGCCTCGAGTCGCGTCGCCCGCCCTCGCCCGACTCGCTGCGGCTCAA GCCGCGCGAGAAAGACGAGACCGAGCGCGTGATCCGCAGCACGCTGAAGGAGATCATGATGAGCGTGGACCTCGACGAGGTGACGAGCAAGGCCATCCGCAGCCGGCTCGAGGACGAGCTCGACATGGACCTGGGCGAGCTCAAGTCCTTCATCGACCAGGAGATGCTCACCATCCTGGGCCAGATGGACGCGCCCACCGAGATCTTCGACCACGTGTACCTCGGCTCCGAATGGAATGCGAGCAACTTGGAGGAGTTGCAAAGAAATGG GGTCAGACATATACTCAACGTAACTAGAGAAATAGACAATTTTTTTCCTGGTATGTTCGATTACCTAAATATTAGAGTTTACGACGACGAAAAGACTGATCTTCTAAAACACTGGGATAAtacttttaaatacataaataaggCTAGGAATGAAGGCTCGAAGGTTCTCGTGCACTGCAAGATGGGCATCAGCAGGTCCGCCTCCGTCGTCATTGCCTACGCCATGAAGGCGTTCAACTGGAACTTCGACAAGGCTCTCCGGCACGTCAAGGCGAAACGAAGCTGCATCAAGCCGAACAACAACTTCCTGAACCAGCTCGAGACTTATCAAGGAATCCTGGACGCAATGAAGAACAAAGAGAAATTGCAGCGGTCGAAGTCCGAGACGAATCTGAAGGCTCCCAAGTCGTCGTCTAAATCGGAGAACAAAATAATGGACCCCACCCCTCTAGTATTAGCTCTGACCGGGTCGTACACGGGCCGGCCGCGCTCCTGGTCGCCCGACTCCAAGCTCGCCGGCGAGCTGCTGCCGCCCACCTCCGTGTCGCTCGAGAACCTCGCCTCCGAGACGCGCCACATGCTCATGCCGTGCGCTGGCGGCTCCTACAGCGTGTCGCCCAACCAGATCATGCGCCTCAAGGAGCAGGGCGCGCCCAGCGTGCGCGTGCTGGTCCACGAGATCGAACGTCGCgagccgccgcgccgcgcgcgcgcGCCCGACCGCATCCACGCTTGGGACCCCGGGGAGGCGCCGTGGCCGCGTGGCGACAGTGACGATATAGTGAAGAGTGACAGTGGTATGATAGACGTTAAATTAAAACCATGCGACGCTTCGTACGATCCGGTGGAGCGGCGGGGCGACGACGAGGCGCCGCCGCCAAGCCGACAGAGCTCCTGGAGCTCGTTCGACAGTGCGGTGGTGGTGGACCTATCGCGCCACTCATCATGGGGCTCCGGCGACGCGCGCGCgcgcccgccgcccgcgccgcgcgaCGAGCCTGCGCCCGATCTCGCTGTGATCCGCGAGCGCGCGCCGCCCGACCTCGCCGCCAACGAACGCAAGTTCAACGAGACCTGTGCCATACTCGAGGAGCTGGCGCGCATGGAGAGCGCGCGCGACCGCGGCGCCTCCACGTGGGGCGGCCGCCTGTCCGCCTCCGCGCCCGCTGACACGTGGCTGCGCGTGGGGCCGCGCCGGCGTCGCCTCGCCGCCGCCTCGCACGGCGACCTGCCGCGCGCTGCGCCCGCGCCTCGCCCGCCGCCCGCCGGCCTCGTCAGCAACCTCAAGAAGGAGTTCGAGGCGCGCTCGGCGACGCGCGCGCGGCCGCCCGCCTCGCCGCCCGCGCCTCCGCAGCCCGCCGAGGACCTGTCAGTGCGCGTGCTGGTGGGCCGCTACGACCAGCCGGGCCGGCCGCGCGAGGCGGGTGGCGAGCCGAGCCGCGCCAAGGCGCCGCACGAGTCGGTGTCGAAGAAGTGCAAGCTGACGGCGGAGAGCGAGGGCCGCGCGCGCTCGCGCACGTCGTACTGCGGGCCGCCGGGCGAGCGCCCTCCGGCGGCGCCCACCGTGGTAGCGCTCGCACCTCTGGACTACTCGAGTGTGGTGGTTTCAACTGTGATGTCGAAAGctcaaaac aaaaacaattgcAGCATGGGAAAACCCATCCGTTGA